The segment TTAGTCCGTTCCATTCTTGAGACTAGCTGTGCTGTTTGGGATCCTTATTGTACTTATTGGATACTTCGCGttgaacgaaaacaaaaacagttCATACGTAAGATCTGCGGCAGGCTACCCTGGAGAAACCCTGATGCTCTTCCGCCTTATGAGGAACTTTGTTTGCTAGTTGGGATTACACCTCTTGAGCAGCGTCGAAAGGATATCATCAAGACTGCTTATCCATAAGATCCTGTTGGGTGCCCTTGACTGCCCTGCTGTTCCGGCGCAGCTTCAGCTATACTGTCCCCTTCAGCCTCAAAGGAACCAACAGTTCCTACGCGTCGATTCACACCGCACTAACTGTGGACTTCAAGAACCAGTTCGTCGTATGGCTTTGGAGTACAATCGTCGCAAAAATAGCATGGACTTTTAGCCACCCTTTGGTGCAGTTTTGAAATGTTCTTTTGTATAGTTAAGTTATTTTACTGACTTTGTTCTATGTATTTTTTATTGTATATTGATATAAAAGGCGCTGGGTTTTTGTGCCACTTTGAGCAAGGGTATGTAACTTactcaaggtggcttttcccagtcCGATTCCAGCAAATTCATTAAGACGTAAAGTCGGAtgtcaaataaatattaaataataataataatcacccTAGTCAAACCTTGTGAAAAGATCAAACAGAGAGGTAATAGTATATCTACGGCAATTTTACGACATGATAGAAAATCTAGGGGTCGATAACTTCCAAACTTTTTATTCGAATTTTATACTGTACAATTTCTTTAGAGCGTCCACGTAAAACGGACTTGACCCTTTGAATGGTATCGCTAATGTTCTGCTGGTCCTAATGGAATTCCATCCATCTTGCTGGAAAAAGGTTCTACTAGCCTGATAACTGCGCCGTATTCTTACCATGTCTTTGGCAGATGGGAAGTTTCCAACCTTTGATAGTTGTAGTTTCTGTTTCCTGTGTATAAAAGGGGGACAAAATTCACATTGACAATTATCCTCTAATTTTCGGCCCGAGCTCGGTTGCTAAGTAGCTAAGAGCTCATTGTATTGGATCATATTTTTGGAATTTGGAACATATTGTTGAggaccagcatggatttatggCAAACCGCTCTTCTGTGACAAATCTTTTGTCGTTTACTTCCTACATAACGGATGGCTGTAATCATGCAAAGCAAACTGATGCAATTTATTTCAACCTGACAGCAGCCTTCACCTCTCGATAGTATTACCCAGAAACCGCCTTAGCCAAACTGGAAAAATTAGGCTTCTACGGTAGGCTATCAGCTGGTTACATTCGTGCCTCGTTATTCGTCAGCTACCAGTGAAAATCACTGCTAATTGTTCTAGCAAATTTGCTGCACCGTCTGGCATCCCTCAAGGTAGCCACCTCGGACCATTAATTTTCCTTATATACTTCAACGATATGCATTTCAAACTGAGAGTTCCCGTTTGTCTTTTGCCGATGGCACGAAGATCTTCAGCCAGATTAGCGCTATCGCTGATGCCCGTTTGCTTGCCGTTTGCAACAGCAATTGTATACAGTTTTGCAGATTTGTGTAGCACAAACTGTAAGAAGGCTAATCCAAGCGAGTGCGCCATTATcactttttccaaaaaaaaaagaacttaTCACATTCGTATAACAACAAAAAGAACAAACTGTACCAAAGATTGAGGCATGTTGCTGAGTAGTAAGTTATCATTCCACCAGCATATATCTTACGTAGTCCATAAGGTCTCTAAAAATGTCGGTTTCAGCAACATCTACGGTCTAAAGTCTTTATACTGCTCATTGGTGCATTCAATCCTCGAATATTGCTGTCAACTTGTAAGTTGACAAAATCGAAGCGAAGCGAAGCGTTCCGGCTGCCCTCTTACGCAATTCGCTGGCAACTCGTGAATCTGGACACCCAAGCTGTCCGTCGCAACATTGCTTGCACTGTTTTCGTGTCCGACTTGCTTACTGCTAGAACGAAATGTCTAGCTTTACTCGCCAGTATCCGACCTCACGCCCAGCGAAGAATTTAGCGAACGAAGgatttttgcaaatttcaaCCAGACGAGCAATGCATCGAAAGGCTTAGCACCAGTCAATACTCGATTAAATACTAGGATTCAAATTTCGCATATATGAAGTAAAAACGTgaacaaaaaattaattataaaagtttaaatttaaaaaagagtTTAAACCATTTACGATGATATCAGCATCACGTGAATGTTAAATTAACATCGGCAACATGAGCgccaaatcaaaaaaaaaacttgtaatttttgcaaaaaaaacacTGCCTGTTGTTTACGCCCAGCCCAAAGCCTCATTGGCCAATTTTAAAACCAGATGAATCTAGTTGGTAACAGCACAAATTGTACAAAGCTTTTAGCAGCAAAACCTCAATACCTCTATCAGGTTGATTGCCTTAACTATCAATTTCATCGCTTTCTAAAGCAATGGGAAATAATTGATAAGGAACTGAAGCGAGAAATCGGGTGTCATACTCGCTGCCACTAGTGAACTCGAAAGACCTTGTCGACAAAGTGACTGGCTCGTACATATCTCGTATTACGACACTTAGTCTCATAACTTTTTATTGCAGAATACTGCATAACAATTCACGTCACAAATTACGGGCAGCTCCGCAGAATGGTTATATAAAAGTGAATAAAATATGCAGGGTATTCCAAAAATCTGCTGAAACGCATGTCGATCAAGTGGCTTTAGTcaaatgtttaatttatttttctaagGCAGTTTACTATCAAACCGCCAGGtgtagatattttgaatgtcgTCAATCTTAATTTTCACTAACTCACTCGGTCGTGGTCACTTTCAACGAATTGAAAAATGGGTTGTTATTTTCCGTACATCTTAACAACTAACAGGTAGTAACCGATAAAATATCTTGCCTAAATTGGTCCCAGTTTTTACTTTCACATACTTGTTCTCACCCATAACTATCGAACCAAACTTGCTAATGTTTTACCATTCAGTTGCATTAGAGATGGTGTCAATAAACGTTAGTGGTAAAGTTTGCAAacttttttaaactaaaatttgctGAATGAAAGCTACACTGTTATGCACACACAATGCAGGTTCCACTAACTGCATCTAGCATGCATGACAGCATGATACTAGTTCGCTTAATTAAGTGTACTAGCATTGCGTGCACAATAGTGTTTCGAATTCCTCGCTTAATAGTAGGTAATGGAGATCGGAAAACCAAGTCTTTAGCATGTATGTAGTAGTAGTGATTGAAAAACCTTTCAAAGTATGCAACCAAATTGAGCTAGAGTGGTCTGATAAGTGTCACTTTGATGGATTGGTCAACCGTGGCTTTCGGCTAAGTAAATGTTTCCACAGTCAGTACTATCCATCGGTGGAGCATAGCAATTACAACAGCAAACATATTAATTAAACATGTCTACGCGCCCTATGTAACACAGCACCAGTAGCCGCGGGCTAGCCGTAAATCGCCTTTCCATTAGAACCTTAATTAACTGTGGCACGTTTTTTTTCTTATACTTTACAGCTCTGCGACCGATACCCAGCATAATGCAAAGGTGGCCATCAAGAAACTGGCGCGCCCTTTTCAGTCGGCAGTTCATGCTAAGCGAACCTATCGCGAACTTCGCATGTTGAAGCACATGAACCACGAAAACATTATTGGCCTACTGGATGTGTTCCATCCCGGAGGTAATACGCTGGATTCCTTCCAACAGGTCTACTTGGTCACTCATTTGATGGGGGCGGATCTTAACAACATCATACGAACACAACGCCTGTCCGACGATCATGTACAGTTTCTAGTTTACCAGATATTGCGTGGCCTTAAGTATATTCACAGTGCTGGTATTATACACAGGGTGAGTGAGTGAATGACTAACTAAGCTCAATCTCGGTTCGTATAAACTGTTGAATGTTTCTTTTGATATTATCGACTTTTAATCGTCACTGAATGCTTGCGTGTTTCATAACTGCCGGGTAAATTACCCTTTATTACCCATGTCTCGCCGCTCTGCGCGACATTGGATGCCGTTCTACAAAAGGAATCGCCAGAAAGCGACATACGAAGCAAAAAACTAGCGAACGGATCGATAAAatcgaagcagttcgtctgacGTGGTGTGTTTTATTCCTACATTGCAGGATTTGAAGCCGTCCAACATCGCAGTGAACGAAGATTGTGAGTTAAAAATTCTAGATTTCGGACTCGCACGACCAACGGAAAACGAAATGACCGGTTACGTCGCAACCCGGTGGTACCGGGCGCCGGAGATCATGCTAAACTGGATGCACTACAACCAGACGGTGGATATTTGGTCCGTGGGATGCATAATGGCAGAGCTGTTGACCGGTCGGACGCTTTTCCCCGGAACGGATCGTATCCTTTTGCCAGACAAAgctttttccagttcatccgaTTCTCGACTAGTGATTCTgtccgtttttttttcggttcCATTTTTTGGTGGAAGTGGTGATTTCTATGTCATTCTTTTAGTCCTATAAAGCATGGTTCTCTTTATGTTTCTATCATTATTATTTAATGGATTTTTCACTAATCTGTTTTTCATATAGTGGATAGTAG is part of the Sabethes cyaneus chromosome 2, idSabCyanKW18_F2, whole genome shotgun sequence genome and harbors:
- the LOC128738282 gene encoding mitogen-activated protein kinase p38b-like isoform X1, with product MPKFYKVEINKTEWEVPEKYQMLTPVGSGAYGQVCSATDTQHNAKVAIKKLARPFQSAVHAKRTYRELRMLKHMNHENIIGLLDVFHPGGNTLDSFQQVYLVTHLMGADLNNIIRTQRLSDDHVQFLVYQILRGLKYIHSAGIIHRDLKPSNIAVNEDCELKILDFGLARPTENEMTGYVATRWYRAPEIMLNWMHYNQTVDIWSVGCIMAELLTGRTLFPGTDHIHQLNLIMEILGTPNEEFMAKISSESARHYIRSLPRTEKRNFSDVFRGANPLAIDLLEKMLELDADKRVTAEQALAHPYLEKYADPTDEPTSTLYDQSFEDMDLPVEKWKELVFQEVVNFVPQQHAHIGTDTQ
- the LOC128738282 gene encoding mitogen-activated protein kinase p38b-like isoform X2 produces the protein MPKFYKVEINKTEWEVPEKYQMLTPVGSGAYGQVCSATDTQHNAKVAIKKLARPFQSAVHAKRTYRELRMLKHMNHENIIGLLDVFHPGGNTLDSFQQVYLVTHLMGADLNNIIRTQRLSDDHVQFLVYQILRGLKYIHSAGIIHRDLKPSNIAVNEDCELKILDFGLARPTENEMTGYVATRWYRAPEIMLNWMHYNQTVDIWSVGCIMAELLTGRTLFPGTDHIDHLTRIMFFCGTPDEELMQKITTDEARHYIRSLPRTEKRNFSDVFRGANPLAIDLLEKMLELDADKRVTAEQALAHPYLEKYADPTDEPTSTLYDQSFEDMDLPVEKWKELVFQEVVNFVPQQHAHIGTDTQ